From a single Nostoc edaphicum CCNP1411 genomic region:
- a CDS encoding acetoacetate decarboxylase family protein, which yields MPYPQAPWTLHGYAIQTLHLVNIDQVRPLIPLELEIISVWPGKTLASVYLSNYGSGSVLEYSELIVVPALVNYQRKIGAWISHIYVDNADSVAGGREIWGLPKELAEFTWEQGKYVNVHQENRKLCSLKYNQQSLAWRQRLSVSSFSAKDADLLIFPAEFESVLGLIGSKLEIPAESSFSGMGLGQPWLTVRCEQMSLQVDAPKVVGQSILDFRF from the coding sequence ATGCCATATCCACAAGCACCTTGGACACTTCATGGTTATGCTATCCAAACTCTGCATTTGGTAAATATTGACCAAGTGCGCCCTTTGATTCCCTTAGAGTTAGAAATTATTTCTGTATGGCCTGGTAAAACCCTTGCTAGCGTGTATTTATCTAATTACGGGTCAGGCTCGGTACTGGAGTATAGTGAGTTAATTGTTGTCCCAGCTTTGGTTAATTACCAGAGAAAAATCGGCGCTTGGATTTCTCACATTTATGTAGATAATGCTGATTCGGTGGCTGGTGGTCGAGAAATTTGGGGACTACCAAAGGAACTAGCTGAGTTTACCTGGGAACAAGGAAAGTATGTTAATGTGCATCAGGAAAACCGGAAGCTGTGTAGTCTTAAGTACAATCAACAAAGCTTGGCATGGAGACAGAGGTTAAGTGTCTCTAGTTTCAGCGCCAAGGATGCTGATTTGCTGATATTCCCTGCTGAATTTGAGTCTGTGTTGGGCTTAATTGGTTCTAAGTTAGAAATCCCCGCCGAAAGTTCTTTTTCTGGAATGGGTTTAGGTCAGCCTTGGTTAACTGTGCGTTGTGAGCAGATGAGTTTGCAGGTTGATGCGCCAAAAGTGGTAGGTCAATCAATTTTGGATTTTAGATTTTAG